The sequence below is a genomic window from Alphaproteobacteria bacterium.
AAAAACAGTCGGATTTCAAAATGAATATGATAGAGCCAGAGAAACCCTTAACTCCTACCCTCAACAAAATGGGCTACATGTTTAGTGACATCACTGAATATGGGGAAGCTTTTGTAGACTACGCCTCTCAATTGTCTGTCCCGGTTGTTGATATAGCTGCAGCCTATGGTGTTGCAACCAAAAGAGCTCTTAAGAAGGGGGCTCATATGGTATATGCAAATGATATTGATCCCCGCCACCTTGCAATTCTTAAACAAAATGTCCCAGAAAATCATCAACACAGGCTGAAAACATTTGTAGGAAGCTTTCCTGAGGAACTTGATTTCCAGCAAGACTCTATAGGGGCAGTTCTTATTGCAAATGTTTTTCACTATTTGACCGGTCCTCAAATTTCTATGGGGATCACGAGGTTAAAAAGTTGGTTGCAACCTGGAGGAAAAGTTTTTGTCATAACTGGGACGCCCTATACACGCATGTGGGAATCTTATATTCCAGGATTTTATGAAGAGAAAAAGAAAAAATCTCTCTGGCCAGGATGGTTTGGAAATATAGAACAGGATAAGCAAGTTAGAATGAACGACATTCCTTCTTTTATGCATTTTTTTGATATTGAGGTTCTTGAGAGGTGTTTTGTGGAAGAAGGATTTAAAGTTGAAAAAATTGGCTATATAGACCGCAAAGACTGGCCCTCTGATATGCGGCTTGATGGCAGAGAAAGCGTGGGGCTCGTGGGAGTGAAGGTATGAATTAAAAAAAAGATAAAATGATGAAGAAGGGTTCAAAATTGAAAAAATAGACTATATTGGTCGCAAAGACTGGCCGAGAGACATGCGGCTTGTTGGAAGGGAAAGTGTAGGTCTTATATTGGAGTGAAGGTATGACTACTAAAAGAGATAAAATGAAAAAAAAGGTAATTGCTGCCTGCAGTTCAGGCACTTTCCTTGAAATATATGAGTTCAGTCTTTACGGAAATTTTGCAGCTTTATTTTCCAAAATTTTTTTTCCAGACTCTCTGCGTTATAGTTTGCTTTACACGCTAGCAATCTTTTCTGTAGGACTCGTTGCCCGCCCTTTGGGAGCCTTTCTTTTTGGGCATATTGGGGACAGGTTTGGTCGAACCAAGGCTTTAACTTTCTCCATTTTAACAATGACGATAGTTACTTTTTGTATGGGGCTTATGCCAACGTACGAGAATATAGGGTTTTTGGCGCCCTTTCTTCTATTGTTTGGAAGGTTTTTGCAGGGTGTTTCAAGTGGGGGAGAGTATACTGGTGCTGGCATATATCTCATTGAAACCTTTCCCAGTAAGAAGGGGTTGGCAGGTAGCATTGTCTCTTCTTCTGGTATGTTTGGTACTTTAGTTTCAATGATTATTTCCTCTATTTTTCTGACAATGGATAGCTCTGATGGGTGGAGATTTCCCTTTATTGTTGGCGGGATCCTTGGTCTAGGTAGCCTTTATATAAGATTAAAGTTATCCGAAAGTGACGAATATAAAGAGGTAATTGCTCAGAAAAAGATTGTGGAAAATCCCATTAAAAAAATTCTCAGGAAGTACAGACCTGAACTTATAAAAACAATAGTTGTTGGTGGCATGAATGGCGTTTTGACATTCATATTTGTTGTTTACTTCACAACACATCTGAATGAATTTTATGGTTTTAAGTTGAGCACTCTTCTTGCTATGAATGCGTTGGCAGTAGCCTTTTTTATCTTTGCGAGTTTATGGGCAGGAATGCTGTGCAATCGCCGAGATCCAAGAGGGGTTCTCAAAGTAATTTCTATCTCCATATCGCTTTTGTCGATCCCACTTTATTATTTATTATCCAGCAACTCTCTTTCTATGGCCTTGCTGTCTGAGCTTATATTTGCACTC
It includes:
- a CDS encoding class I SAM-dependent methyltransferase; the encoded protein is MNMIEPEKPLTPTLNKMGYMFSDITEYGEAFVDYASQLSVPVVDIAAAYGVATKRALKKGAHMVYANDIDPRHLAILKQNVPENHQHRLKTFVGSFPEELDFQQDSIGAVLIANVFHYLTGPQISMGITRLKSWLQPGGKVFVITGTPYTRMWESYIPGFYEEKKKKSLWPGWFGNIEQDKQVRMNDIPSFMHFFDIEVLERCFVEEGFKVEKIGYIDRKDWPSDMRLDGRESVGLVGVKV
- a CDS encoding MFS transporter yields the protein MKKKVIAACSSGTFLEIYEFSLYGNFAALFSKIFFPDSLRYSLLYTLAIFSVGLVARPLGAFLFGHIGDRFGRTKALTFSILTMTIVTFCMGLMPTYENIGFLAPFLLLFGRFLQGVSSGGEYTGAGIYLIETFPSKKGLAGSIVSSSGMFGTLVSMIISSIFLTMDSSDGWRFPFIVGGILGLGSLYIRLKLSESDEYKEVIAQKKIVENPIKKILRKYRPELIKTIVVGGMNGVLTFIFVVYFTTHLNEFYGFKLSTLLAMNALAVAFFIFASLWAGMLCNRRDPRGVLKVISISISLLSIPLYYLLSSNSLSMALLSELIFALHAGAFSGACNLYMYNQFKTPVRYTGVSLGYGIGTGIFGGLAPIVSASLVEFTGNPVSPALYIIIAGLVTARICKSRSNVSTELEKKAA